Sequence from the Clostridiales bacterium genome:
ATAAAAACAAGCAAGCCTTCTGCTTACATAATCGATAAGCCCTTCATCCATTATGACCTTTTTAAACCTATGTTTAAGAGAACCATCTTTTTTATCTATAAACAGTTCAAATGCTATTTCGATAATATTATGCGCCTTCCACAGCCCTATTTTTTCAGGCACATTGCAGTATTTAACTACGTCCTTTTCTATATACTTAGCCTTCTCAAAGCAATATCCAAGATCATGCCCATCCGGAAAGCTTTCATCGCTGTAATAATCCAGCCCCTTCATATCAACGCAATGTGTTATTGACCCCTTGGCAAAATCGGTAATTTTTTTCTCCCGGTTTTTAAAAAAGTTGAATAAAGCAGATGAATTGTAGTGCGTAATATTCCTTGGAATATCCCTGGATACAACAGCGTCGGGATATATACTCCCGAGTACTGCGAAATCAGATATATTATCCATTACTTTACTTGCAATATAAATATGGCATACAGGAAACATTATAAGCCTCCGACATATTGATTATTATATATACTAAGCCTCTATTTTTTAATTATATACCTATTTTTTTGTGTAAATCAATATTTTTTGCGTCATATAAAGATGCTTATGAATTATGGGCATTAAAAAAGTACGCCTCCAAATGTTAGGCAAAAATAGCTGACATTCGGAGGCGTACTTTTTAACAGGCTCTTTATCTTCTGGCAAAACCCGGTTTCAAAAACGGTTGAAGCGCATATGCAAGTGATAAGGCTATTGCGGAATCCACAATATGGTGGATAACGGTTCCCGCTCCAACAACTACCAATACCTTATACGCCGTCCATCCAAAAGGTATAACCGCCAGCACCTCAAGTACCGCGTGTATTGGAAGAGTAAGCGCGTATGCAACGATTGCCGGCTTCCCATGCTTAATCATTACCGCACCTACATAACCTGCGACAATATGGCTGGCAGCTC
This genomic interval carries:
- a CDS encoding ECF transporter S component, which encodes MKLKELTIGAMLTALAIIIPIQFSFLRIVIPPFSATLAAHVPMLLSMLISPPVALMVGVGSTIGFLLSSPVYVAARAASHIVAGYVGAVMIKHGKPAIVAYALTLPIHAVLEVLAVIPFGWTAYKVLVVVGAGTVIHHIVDSAIALSLAYALQPFLKPGFARR